One region of Salvelinus namaycush isolate Seneca chromosome 3, SaNama_1.0, whole genome shotgun sequence genomic DNA includes:
- the LOC120044080 gene encoding meteorin-like protein — protein MAVTTSGLACEAEANSRTVQQVRLRCTEGSVEWVYPGQALRVVLEPNLSSARHTTVCIKPFRSFNGASVYIERAGELDLLMTDGGRPEQVFCFPVDGPQKPAIFLLANPQRDISQRAVGFRYELLGNRTTAPNLGQSVLQASCCPCNDTALLLAICSSDFVVRGSIRSVSHNAERQTSLVEVSEGRVYRQRSGVFERHTGTIGVPGSSSSWHGHIHTLLQCHVKPGGGEFLFTGTEHFGEAWLGCAPRYKDFMSLYQSAWAARQNPCEFPLD, from the exons ATGGCTGTTACCACAAG TGGTTTGGCGTGTGAGGCTGAGGCTAACTCGCGGACTGTGCAGCAGGTGCGGCTGCGTTGCACGGAGGGTTCGGTGGAGTGGGTCTACCCGGGCCAGGCGCTTCGGGTCGTCCTGGAACCCAACCTGTCCTCTGCGCGCCACACAACGGTCTGTATCAAACCGTTCCGCAGCTTCAACGGCGCCAGCGTCTACATCGAGCGGGCTGGGGAACTGGACCTGTTGATGACGGATGGAGGGCGGCCGGAGCAGGTGTTCTGTTTCCCGGTGGACGGACCTCAGAAGCCAGCCATCTTCCTCCTGGCAAACCCGCAGAGGGATATCAGCCAACGCGCAGTAGGCTTCAGATATGAGTTGCTGGGCAATCGGACCACTGCGCCCAACCTCGGCCAAAGTGTATTGCAGG cTAGCTGCTGTCCCTGCAATGACACAGCGCTCCTCCTGGCCATCTGCAGCAGTGATTTTG TGGTTCGCGGCTCCATCAGGAGCGTATCCCACAATGCTGAGCGGCAGACATCGTTGGTGGAGGTCTCAGAGGGGAGGGTGTACCGGCAGCGTAGCGGGGTGTTTGAGCGCCACACTGGCACCATAGGGGTTCCCGGTTCCAGTTCCTCATGGCACGGTCACATCCACACACTGTTACAGTGTCACGTAAAGCCTGGGGGCGGAGAGTTCCTATTCACAGGGACAGAACACTTTGGGGAGGCCTGGCTGGGTTGTGCCCCCCGCTATAAAGACTTCATGTCCCTCTACCAATCAGCTTGGGCGGCTCGCCAGAACCCCTGTGAGTTCCCGCTGGACTGA
- the LOC120044079 gene encoding aquaporin-8-like has translation MTRKTSRFYLYSWGNNFGTGRLQPALAHGLALGIVIAVLGEISGGHFNPAVSVSVFLIGGLNIILLVPYILAQLCGGMIGAGLAKVISPSMNYAKVSGAAFNTVQADTQIVPATVAEVIMTLFLTMVVCMGAVNGRTRSLLAPLCIGLTVTADILAGGAVSGACMNPARAFGPAVVANYWSYHWIYWVGPMSGALLTASFIRLLLGDEKTRVLLM, from the exons ATGACCAGGAAAACCTCCAGATTCTATTTATAC tCATGGGGAAATAATTTTGGCACTGGGAGGCTGCAGCCGGCCCTGGCACACGGCCTGGCCCTGGGCATCGTCATCGCCGTGCTGGGGGAGATCAG TGGGGGGCACTTCAACCCAgcagtgtctgtgtctgtgtttctgatcGGGGGTCTCAACATCATACTGCTGGTCCCCTACATACTGGCTCAGCTGTGTGGAGGGATGATAGGGGCAGGACTAGCCAAG GTGATTTCCCCATCCATGAACTATGCCAAAGTTTCAGGGGCAGCATTCAACACAGTGCAGGCAGACACCCAGATAGTACCAGCCACGGTGGCAGAGGTGATCATGACTCTGTTCCTGACgatggtggtgtgtatgggggcCGTGAATGGACGCACCCGCAGCCTGTTGGCCCCTCTCTGCATCGGGCTGACCGTGACCGCAGACATCCTGGCTGG GGGAGCAGTGTCTGGGGCATGTATGAACCCAGCTCGTGCCTTTGGCCCGGCCGTGGTGGCCAACTACTGGAGCTACCACTGGATCTACTGGGTGGGACCCATGTCTGGAGCCCTGCTAACCGCCAGCTTCATACG ATTACTGCTTGGGGATGAGAAAACCAGAGTTCTCTTGATGTGA